A window of the Juglans microcarpa x Juglans regia isolate MS1-56 chromosome 5D, Jm3101_v1.0, whole genome shotgun sequence genome harbors these coding sequences:
- the LOC121266598 gene encoding putative methyltransferase DDB_G0268948 translates to MSELFIKQAAEYAEGRPSYPSELFEFIASKTPCKDLAWDVGTGSGQAARHLAGIFKNVIATDTSPKQLAFGPRLPNIRYQQTPPTMSAAELERDIASQSSIDVVTIAQAIHWFDLPIFYQQVKWVLKKPHGVIAAWCYTTPEVNDSVDAVFQPFYTIAAGPYLEPPIRLVDEKYKTIDFPFEPVNGADDTGPFDQFVIERLMDLDKYFTYLRSWSAYQTAREKGVELLSDDVIDEFTRAWTEDAQDQKVVKFPIYLRIGRVGNI, encoded by the exons ATGTCAGAATTGTTCATTAAACAGGCGGCAGAGTATGCGGAGGGTCGGCCTAGCTACCCTTCAGAATTGTTTGAATTCATTGCTTCCAAGACACCGTGTAAAGACCTGGCATGGGACGTGGGCACCGGGAGCGGCCAGGCTGCTCGACAT CTAGCTGGGATCTTCAAGAATGTCATAGCCACAGACACAAGCCCGAAACAGTTGGCATTCGGACCAAGGCTACCCAATATAAGATACCAACAGACCCCTCCAACCATGTCGGCAGCCGAGCTTGAACGCGATATTGCATCTCAATCAAGCATCGATGTTGTGACTATTGCACAGGCCATCCACTGGTTTGATCTCCCCATTTTCTACCAACAAGTGAAATGGGTACTCAAAAAACCTCATGGTGTCATAGCCGCATGGTGCTACACCACTCCAGAAGTCAATGACTCAGTTGATGCAGTCTTTCAACCATTTTATACCATCGCTGCAGGCCCTTATTTGGAGCCACCGATTAGATTGGTGGATGAAAAGTACAAGACAATTGATTTTCCATTCGAGCCTGTGAATGGAGCTGATGACACAGGTCCATTTGATCAGTTTGTAATCGAGAGATTGATGGATTTAGATAAGTATTTTACTTACTTAAGATCGTGGTCTGCGTATCAAACAGCAAGGGAGAAGGGTGTGGAGCTTTTGAGCGATGATGTGATTGATGAATTTACGCGTGCTTGGACCGAAGATGCACAAGACCAGAAGGTTGTGAAGTTTCCAATTTATCTGAGGATTGGAAGAGTGGGGAATATTTAG